In Takifugu flavidus isolate HTHZ2018 unplaced genomic scaffold, ASM371156v2 ctg418, whole genome shotgun sequence, a single window of DNA contains:
- the LOC130520538 gene encoding uncharacterized protein LOC130520538 has product MDDMQVAFCPFCGKHLIRLTPFCCFCGRSLAFLNAIAHTEEPAVPGTSGDGPDLLQQCIKYFHEGHSYDVIVDMMSSLHGVNISLRSLKSKLNGAGLYRRKDYSSTNAIIRAIRLELRGPGQLFGYRTMWQVLKQKYNLRVKRDRVMNLLRELNPRGCERRARRRFVRRTYHSMGPNYMWHADGYDKLKPFGFALSGCIDGFSRKVLWLTWGPSNNDPSVIGHYFLSCVRNLSLVPMRLRTDCGTENGIMAAIQCTLRHHHRDYYSGASSHMYGSSTNNQRIESWWSIFREARSQFWMELFADLRDAGYFNGSHEHQCLLRYCFGEGLG; this is encoded by the exons ATGGACGACATGCAAGTAgccttttgcccgttttgtggcaaacatttgatCAGATTGACGCcgttttgttgtttctgtggtcGGTCTTTGGCGTTTTTAAATGCCATAGCTCATACTGAAGAACCAGCCGTACCGGGGACGTCAGGGGACGGACCAGATCTGCTTCAGCAGTGCATAAAGTACTTTCATGAGGGCCACTCTTACGATGTAATCGTGGACATGATGTCAAGTTTACACGGTGTGAACATCAGTTTGAGGTCGCTTAAAAGCAAACTGAATGGAGCCGGATTATATCGAAGAAAGGATTACTCCTCTACAAACGCCATAATTAGGGCCATCCGACTGGAACTTCGTGGACCTGGACAGCTGTTTGGCTACCGTACGATGTGGCAAGTACTCAAACAAAAGTACAATCTACGAGTGAAGAGGGATCGCGTGATGAATTTGCTCCGGGAGCTCAATCCTCGCGGGTGCGAGAGGAGAGCACGGAGAAGGTTTGTCAGAAGAACCTACCACTCCATGGGACCGAACTATATGTGGCACGCGGATGGTTATGATAAACTTAAGCCATTTGGTTTTGCCCTTTCCGGCTGTATTGATGGATTTTCACGCAAAGTGCTGTGGCTCACATGGGGGCCTTCAAATAATGACCCAAGTGTGATCGGCCACTATTTTCTGTCATGCGTGCGAAACCTCTCTCTCGTTCCCATGAGATTGAGGACTGATTGTGGCACGGAGAACGGGATCATGGCTGCAATTCAGTGCACCCTACGCCACCACCACAGAGACTACTACTCTGGAGCGTCCAGCCACATGTATGGCTCATCCACTAATAACCAGAGGATTGAGTCCTGGTGGTCCATATTCAGAGAGGCGAG GAGTCAGTTCTGGATGGAGCTATTTGCAGACCTTAGAGATGCCGGATACTTCAACGGGAGTCATGAGCATCAGTGTTTACTGAGATACTGCTTTGGTGAAGGACTTGGATGA